The nucleotide window TAATTTTCATCAACAATTTCCTTTGAAAAATAAACGGATGGATAGCGGAATCCCCATGGTTTTTAAGATTTACGCAGTTCAAAATACCTCGTAATTGATAACAAAACTTTGTTCGGGACATAGAACCCCAGACAAATTTAAGCATCCAACGGTTTGTTAGGATCTGACTCAGATTAAATCAATCCGGTTTCCGAGAGTGTCGAGCGCAAGGCTTCAAGATTCGCAGGGACCATTGGTGCAAGGGGTAACCGCAATTTCCCGTTGAGTTTGCCCATGAGTTGGAGTGCGGTCTTTGCTGGAATCGGGTTCGTCTCAATAAAGAGGTCAACTGCCAATGGCAGTGCTTTATAGTGGAGTTTACGGGCGAGTTCAAGATTGCCTGCATGGAAGGCGTTACACATCTCCGCGACATCTGCGGGTGCGATATTCGCGACGACCGAGATAACGCCTTTACCTCCGACAGCGAGGATCGGCAGCGTGTTAACATCATCACCGGAGAGGACAACAAAATCATCAGGACACAAGTTGACGACTTCGCTGGCGCGTTTGAGTTCACCCGTCGCCTCCTTGAGTGCGACGATATTTGGGTGTTCTGCGAGGCGCGCGATGGTCGGCGAAAGGATGTCAGTGCCACAACGTCCGGGAACGTTGTAAACGACAATCGGGATGTCCACCGTGTCTGCTATTTTCATGTAGTGGGCGTAGAGTCCGTCCTGCGTGGGTTTATTATAGTAGGGCGTGACAATTAGGGCGGCATCAGCACCAGCGGCTTTGGCGTGCGCTGTCGCGCGTAGTGTACGGGTCGTCGAGTTAGATCCAGTACCCGCGATAACGGGGACCTGTCCATTCACGGTCTCGACTGTAAGTTCTATGACTCTGTCATGTTCAGCCTCAGACAGCGAAGGGGATTCGCCTGTTGTGCCACACGGGACGATGCCGTGTGTGCCGCCGTCAAGCTGAAATTGTATCAGTTCCTTGAGTTTCGCTTCATCAAGCGATTCATCGTCCTTAAACGGTGTGACAAGTGCAACATAAGAGCCTTGAAACATGATGTAAACTCTCCTTGCTGGCTATGGAAACCCAACGGCGTGGGTTCTCCTGCTACTTTTAATAGTTCCATGCGTCTGCTGTGAGTTCACCGACGTAGATAACACGAGCATCGCCTTCAAGATAGACGTTTTTTACGGCTCCGTTTTCTACTTCAAAATGGATCGTCAAAACGACACCACTTGCGGTCTTGACAGAAACGGGCGATTCGACTTTGCCTAATGTCGCAGCGATGATAGCGGAAGCGATTGACCCTGTTCCACAAGCGAGTGTCTCATCTTCAACGCCGCGTTCGTAGGTCCGAATATCTATTACCCCCGATGACTCAATACGGATGAAGTTAGCGTTCGTACCATCAGGCTTGAAGTTGTCGTGATAGCGTGTCTGCTGTCCGAGATCATAGACATCTGTGCCTTCCAAGTCATCAACAAAGAAAACGACATGCGGTACGCCGGAATTTGCAAAACCGACAGCGTGCATCCCGTCATCAAGTTGGAGCGGAACATTCAGCCGAATATCTGTCGGATCGCTCATACGCACTTTAACGTTCTCACCCACTATTTCGGATTCATAGATTCCGGCGTTTGTCAGAAATCGCATCTGTTCGGACGCGATGCCGTTCAGGTAAGCGAATTTGGAGATACAACGTGCGCCGTTGCCACACGTTTCCACTTCACCACCATCGGCATTGAAATAACGCATGCGAAAATCAACATCGTTTGCCTTTTCGACGAGAAGCACGCCATCGGCACCAACTGACATCCGGCGTTGGCAAAGTTTTTGCACAAAATCTGTATCGGCGCTATCAACGATCTCCGCCAAATTATTGATGATGACGAAGTCGTTCCCGGCACCACTGAGTTTCATGAAGGGTATTTTGTCCATTGCGAGTCCTCTATTGTGGGATACAGTTTTTTTAATATGATAGAATTATTTGGCTTTCAAGTCAAGTGGTTTTTAGTTGTCAGTATAAGGTCGCGAGCACAAATCGCTCCTACAATAAGGGTGGTCGTTGACAGAAAACCGAAAGGCTCTGAGGCTATAGCGGATGGGTTATGATGTGGTTGTCATCAGGGCATGGGTACGGAGTTCATCTACAATCCCTAAAACACCATCGTAACTATCGCATGTAACAAGGCGGTAGCGAAAAGGTTTGACGTGTGGAATACCTTTGAAATAGTTGGTATAGTGCCGCCGCATCTCCAATAGCCCGCGTCTTAAGCCTTTCCATTTGATGGAGAAATCGATATGCTTTCTAAAGACAGCGATGCGCTCATCTATAGAAGGATATGGGAGCAATTCTCCGGTCGCGAAATAGTGTTTTATTTCGTTGAAAATCCACGGATAGCCAATCGCGGCGCGTCCGATCATAATACCGTCAACGCCGTATTGTTTCCGCATCTGCGCTGCTTTTTGCGGACTGTCAACGTCTCCGTTCCCGAAGACAGGAATCGTCATGCGAGGATTGTCTTTAATCCTACCGATGA belongs to Candidatus Poribacteria bacterium and includes:
- the dapA gene encoding 4-hydroxy-tetrahydrodipicolinate synthase, whose amino-acid sequence is MFQGSYVALVTPFKDDESLDEAKLKELIQFQLDGGTHGIVPCGTTGESPSLSEAEHDRVIELTVETVNGQVPVIAGTGSNSTTRTLRATAHAKAAGADAALIVTPYYNKPTQDGLYAHYMKIADTVDIPIVVYNVPGRCGTDILSPTIARLAEHPNIVALKEATGELKRASEVVNLCPDDFVVLSGDDVNTLPILAVGGKGVISVVANIAPADVAEMCNAFHAGNLELARKLHYKALPLAVDLFIETNPIPAKTALQLMGKLNGKLRLPLAPMVPANLEALRSTLSETGLI
- the dapF gene encoding diaminopimelate epimerase, whose protein sequence is MDKIPFMKLSGAGNDFVIINNLAEIVDSADTDFVQKLCQRRMSVGADGVLLVEKANDVDFRMRYFNADGGEVETCGNGARCISKFAYLNGIASEQMRFLTNAGIYESEIVGENVKVRMSDPTDIRLNVPLQLDDGMHAVGFANSGVPHVVFFVDDLEGTDVYDLGQQTRYHDNFKPDGTNANFIRIESSGVIDIRTYERGVEDETLACGTGSIASAIIAATLGKVESPVSVKTASGVVLTIHFEVENGAVKNVYLEGDARVIYVGELTADAWNY